Proteins co-encoded in one Pleurodeles waltl isolate 20211129_DDA chromosome 1_2, aPleWal1.hap1.20221129, whole genome shotgun sequence genomic window:
- the ADAM29 gene encoding disintegrin and metalloproteinase domain-containing protein 29: MASWVILRALGLLCVTFLQGVFVERSPDAYEVIIPLRLASGSDPGLVYQIKTTAGQTYILHLLPNAALLHPDFSVYTQNSTGQLFKVPAFPQEHCHYYGYVKGIPGSIAAISTCSGLLGFWQTSTFTYAIEPVKDAESFQHIIYKVEDMETDPKPCVFVRVKRTPRKELYHKMRQTQNRQDSSQARLMQIYIVVDNDLFQYYHKNITLITDTVIQVLNMADAMFVPFRLQLVLSGLELWNIKNVVPSSEYVKMFLQDLVTWKEKNVSSRLKVDMTVLLRKDEIQDAIAGTFEGEICWSDNALLFLSVTHYVLPVVSGHLAHELAHSIGIPHDSNYTSECLCPLSPCIMHYGGVSATSFSACSLQYYNHFIAQGGGYCLQSVQSTSLQKRYTYQYCGNRIVEGEEECDCGTEYECIRDHCCNSHCKLRSNAQCSYGECCKHCQFVKPGVPCRKPVSECDLAEYCTGVSGICPEDVYSQDGSPCNHNRSRCVTNRCYDYDQHCQMLFGKGAVVAAKECFALNTIGDQFGNCGFQDKDGPPIKCETADVMCGRVQCETEQDIYIYKSHSVTVQTPSGNVSCLSVDFNSIPDIGAIEDGAQCDTGKICLARKCVDMSVLDFNCDIQENCSGRGVCNNNKKCHCDKGWAPPDCSYGGFGGSVDSGPLVLDSFISYIPPEQDFKFRDFEYRECPLETARKKEKLKRDLAIGLGVSLPLLAAGIILAVVYRHEIIQFFKK; encoded by the coding sequence ATGGCGTCCTGGGTGATCCTACGGGCGCTGGGCCTGCTGTGCGTAACGTTTCTTCAAGGGGTGTTCGTTGAACGCTCGCCGGACGCTTATGAGGTGATCATCCCACTAAGACTGGCGAGCGGTTCGGACCCCGGACTAGTCTACCAGATCAAGACGACGGCAGGCCAGACTTATATCCTGCACCTGCTGCCTAACGCGGCCCTGCTACACCCGGACTTCTCAGTCTACACCCAGAACAGCACGGGCCAACTGTTCAAGGTGCCAGCCTTCCCCCAAGAGCACTGTCATTACTATGGCTACGTTAAAGGCATCCCAGGCTCTATCGCTGCCATCAGCACATGCTCAGGGCTTCTGGGCTTCTGGCAGACAAGTACCTTTACGTATGCAATTGAGCCTGTTAAAGATGCAGAGTCGTTTCAGCATATTATTTACAAAGTGGAAGATATGGAAACCGACCCCAAGCCTTGCGTTTTTGTTCGTGTGAAAAGAACACCCAGAAAAGAGCTTTACCACAAAATGCGACAAACACAAAACCGCCAAGACTCTAGCCAGGCACGCTTAATGCAGATCTACATTGTAGTTGACAATGACTTGTTTCAATATTATCATAAGAACATCACCCTTATTACTGATACAGTTATTCAAGTTTTGAACATGGCGGATGCAATGTTTGTACCATTCCGTCTTCAGTTGGTTCTATCTGGATTGGAGCTCTGGAACATAAAGAATGTAGTTCCATCTTCTGAATATGTAAAGATGTTTCTCCAGGACCTAGTGACCTGGAAAGAAAAGAATGTAAGTTCACGTCTAAAAGTTGACATGACTGTTTTACTGAGGAAAGACGAGATTCAAGATGCCATAGCAGGAACTTTTGAAGGAGAGATCTGTTGGAGTGATAATGCATTACTGTTTCTTTCAGTTACTCATTATGTTTTGCCTGTGGTGTCCGGACATTTAGCTCATGAGCTTGCCCACTCCATTGGTATTCCACATGATTCCAACTACACAAGCGAATGCCTTTGTCCTCTTAGCCCATGTATCATGCATTATGGTGGAGTCTCTGCAACGTCATTTAGTGCTTGCAGTTTGCAATATTACAACCATTTCATTGCGCAAGGTGGCGGATACTGTTTGCAATCTGTACAGTCGACTTCATTGCAAAAAAGGTACACTTATCAATACTGTGGCAACAGAATAGTAGAAGGAGAAGAAGAGTGCGACTGTGGTACCGAATATGAGTGCATCAGAGATCACTGCTGTAATAGTCATTGCAAACTCAGAAGTAATGCTCAGTGTAGTTATGGAGAATGCTGCAAACACTGCCAGTTCGTTAAACCAGGGGTTCCTTGTAGAAAACCAGTTTCTGAGTGTGACCTTGCAGAGTATTGCACTGGCGTATCTGGCATTTGTCCTGAGGATGTTTATTCCCAAGATGGATCACCATGTAATCACAATCGGTCACGCTGTGTAACTAACAGATGCTACGACTATGACCAACATTGCCAAATGCTCTTTGGCAAAGGAGCAGTTGTTGCTGCAAAGGAATGCTTTGCCTTAAATACCATTGGCGACCAATTTGGAAATTGTGGTTTTCAAGATAAAGATGGGCCACCAATAAAATGTGAAACTGCAGATGTCATGTGTGGGCGGGTTCAGTGTGAGACAGAAcaggatatttatatatataagtcacATTCTGTTACAGTGCAAACACCCTCTGGAAATGTGTCTTGTTTGAGTGTAGATTTCAATAGCATACCTGACATTGGAGCTATTGAAGATGGGGCACAATGTGATACTGGGAAGATTTGTCTAGCCAGAAAATGTGTtgacatgtcagttcttgattttaaTTGTGATATCCAGGAAAATTGCAGTGGTCGTGGGGTTTGTAATAACAACAAGAAATGTCATTGCGATAAGGGGTGGGCTCCTCCAGATTGTTCCTATGGAGGATTTGGTGGAAGCGTTGATAGTGGGCCCTTAGTTCTAGACTCCTTCATTAGTTATATTCCTCCTGAACAGGATTTTAAATTTAGAGATTTTGAATATAGAGAATGTCCTTTAGAGACAGCAAGAAAGAAGGAGAAACTGAAAAGAGATCTTGCAATAGGATTGGGTGTCTCACTGCCTTTGCTTGCTGCTGGAATTATTCTTGCAGTTGTATATAGACATGAAATAattcaatttttcaaaaaataa